A region of Bacteroidota bacterium DNA encodes the following proteins:
- a CDS encoding alpha/beta hydrolase, with product MTLDHVGASIYVADRGAGVAPPVLLLHGNPDSADLWDGILDHLAPRRRCLAPDLPGFGRSGVPVDFDPSLAGLARFVDQLLDEIGLDGPVDLVAHDLGGLFGLAWAITHPERVRRLVVGGCPFHGDYRWHAWARLWRTPLLGELSLLGMNRWLFRRELRRGGPGLSDAHIAASYRHVTSAAKRMVLRLYRAADPSVYAAWEPRLLALTAQVPTLVLWGAHDPYIPVRYADRFGATQTASGRVHVFPDCGHWWPAEQAEASAALIEAFFDEEKNG from the coding sequence ATGACCCTCGACCATGTTGGTGCCTCGATCTACGTGGCCGACCGCGGAGCGGGCGTCGCGCCGCCGGTGCTGCTGCTGCACGGCAACCCGGACTCGGCAGACCTATGGGACGGCATCCTGGACCACTTGGCCCCGCGACGCCGCTGCCTTGCGCCGGACCTTCCCGGCTTCGGACGCTCAGGCGTACCCGTTGACTTCGACCCGTCGCTCGCTGGGCTCGCCCGATTCGTGGACCAGTTGCTGGACGAGATTGGCCTCGACGGGCCGGTGGACCTCGTCGCGCACGACCTCGGCGGCCTCTTCGGACTCGCTTGGGCGATCACGCACCCGGAGCGCGTCCGGCGACTCGTGGTCGGCGGCTGTCCCTTCCACGGCGACTACCGCTGGCACGCCTGGGCGCGCCTCTGGCGGACCCCGCTTCTCGGCGAACTCAGCCTGCTCGGGATGAACCGCTGGCTCTTCCGCCGCGAGCTACGCCGAGGTGGACCGGGGCTGTCGGACGCACACATCGCGGCGAGCTACCGCCACGTCACGTCCGCTGCGAAACGGATGGTGCTGCGGCTCTATCGTGCCGCCGATCCCTCGGTCTACGCGGCGTGGGAGCCACGCCTGCTTGCGCTCACGGCGCAGGTGCCGACGCTGGTGCTCTGGGGCGCGCACGATCCCTACATCCCCGTTCGATACGCCGATCGCTTCGGTGCGACGCAGACCGCGTCGGGCCGCGTGCACGTCTTCCCCGACTGCGGTCACTGGTGGCCCGCCGAGCAAGCCGAGGCCAGCGCAGCGCTCATCGAGGCGTTCTTCGACGAAGAGAAGAACGGATAG
- the tkt gene encoding transketolase, which translates to MADAPALDKPALHAIAARTIRGLTIDAVEHANSGHPGLPMGMADAAVTLWADFLAFDPDAPEWADRDRFVLSAGHGSMLLYSLLHLAGYAVSLDDLQHFRQLHSPTAGHPEYGLAPGIETTTGPLGQGIANAVGLALAEKHLAATFNTDAHTVVDHFTYVIASDGDLMEGVSNEASSLAGHLGLGKLVVLYDDNEVTIDGHTDLSFSEDVPGRYEALGWHVIRDIDGHDIDAVAEALRAAQGDAGRPTLIQTKTTIGFGSPNLAGKSDIHSDPLGEDEVRATKENLGIPHEPTFYIPTGAKALLEEAADRGRAQHADWNSRFEAYRAAHSDLAARFEAQMAGTFPDGWDTGLPQFEADAKGMATRAASGKVLGALVPTVPQLIGGSADLTPSNKTRTSDMRDVTAADAGGRYVRFGVREHGMGAVMNGLTLHGGLQAYGGTFLIFSDYMKPTIRLAALMHQPVLFVFTHDSIGVGEDGPTHQPIEQLAGLRAIPNLAVFRPCDANETREAWKAALLRTDGPSAFAFTRQGCPTLDRTTHASADGVHQGGYVLADCDGTPDVLLIASGSEVHLCLAAQATLKDEGIAARVVSMPCCELFDAQDAAYRASVLPPGVRARVTVEAGSTLGWSRYAGLDGVSVGLDRFGESAPGGQVMKALGFTPEAVAAAAKQSLGR; encoded by the coding sequence ATGGCTGACGCCCCCGCCCTCGACAAGCCTGCGCTCCACGCCATCGCCGCGCGCACCATCCGTGGCCTCACCATCGACGCCGTCGAGCACGCCAACTCGGGCCACCCCGGCCTCCCGATGGGCATGGCCGACGCCGCCGTCACGCTCTGGGCCGACTTCCTCGCCTTCGATCCCGACGCGCCCGAGTGGGCCGACCGCGACCGCTTCGTGCTCTCCGCCGGGCACGGCTCGATGCTGCTCTACAGCCTCCTCCACCTCGCGGGCTATGCCGTTTCGCTCGACGACCTGCAGCACTTCCGCCAACTCCATTCGCCGACGGCCGGGCACCCCGAGTACGGCCTCGCGCCTGGCATCGAGACCACGACCGGGCCGCTCGGGCAGGGCATCGCCAATGCCGTCGGCCTCGCGCTCGCCGAGAAGCACCTCGCCGCGACCTTCAACACCGACGCGCACACCGTCGTCGATCACTTCACCTACGTCATCGCCTCCGACGGCGACCTGATGGAGGGCGTCTCCAACGAGGCGTCGTCGCTCGCGGGCCACCTCGGGCTCGGCAAGCTCGTCGTGCTCTACGACGACAACGAGGTCACCATCGACGGCCACACGGACCTCTCGTTCTCCGAGGACGTGCCGGGTCGCTACGAGGCGCTCGGCTGGCACGTGATCCGCGACATCGATGGGCACGACATCGACGCCGTTGCGGAGGCTCTTCGCGCAGCGCAAGGCGATGCGGGTCGCCCGACGCTCATCCAGACGAAGACCACCATCGGCTTTGGCAGCCCGAACCTCGCCGGGAAGTCGGACATCCACTCGGACCCGCTCGGCGAGGACGAGGTGCGCGCGACGAAGGAGAACCTCGGCATCCCGCACGAGCCTACGTTCTACATCCCGACGGGCGCGAAGGCGCTGCTCGAAGAGGCCGCCGACCGAGGCCGCGCCCAGCACGCCGACTGGAACTCTCGTTTCGAAGCCTACCGCGCCGCCCACTCCGACCTCGCCGCCCGCTTCGAGGCGCAGATGGCCGGCACGTTCCCCGACGGCTGGGACACGGGGCTGCCGCAGTTCGAGGCCGACGCGAAGGGCATGGCGACGCGCGCGGCCAGCGGCAAGGTGCTCGGCGCGCTCGTCCCTACCGTGCCACAACTCATCGGCGGCTCGGCCGACCTCACGCCGAGCAACAAGACCCGCACGTCGGACATGCGCGACGTGACGGCGGCGGACGCGGGCGGGCGCTACGTCCGCTTTGGCGTCCGCGAGCACGGTATGGGCGCGGTGATGAACGGCCTCACGCTCCACGGCGGCCTCCAGGCCTACGGGGGGACGTTCCTGATCTTCTCGGACTACATGAAGCCGACGATCCGCCTCGCTGCGCTCATGCACCAGCCCGTCCTGTTCGTCTTCACGCACGACTCCATCGGCGTGGGCGAGGACGGCCCGACGCACCAGCCCATCGAGCAACTCGCGGGCTTGCGCGCGATCCCGAACCTCGCGGTCTTCCGGCCGTGCGATGCCAACGAGACGCGCGAGGCGTGGAAAGCCGCGCTCCTGCGCACCGACGGCCCCTCGGCGTTCGCGTTCACGCGCCAGGGTTGCCCAACGCTCGACCGCACGACGCATGCGTCGGCCGACGGCGTGCACCAGGGCGGCTATGTGCTCGCCGACTGCGACGGCACGCCGGACGTGCTGCTCATTGCCTCGGGCTCGGAAGTGCACCTCTGCCTCGCCGCGCAGGCCACGCTGAAAGACGAAGGCATCGCCGCCCGCGTCGTCTCGATGCCCTGCTGCGAGCTGTTCGACGCGCAGGACGCGGCTTACCGTGCATCCGTGCTGCCGCCGGGCGTCCGGGCTCGCGTGACCGTGGAGGCGGGCAGCACGCTCGGCTGGAGCCGCTATGCCGGGCTCGACGGCGTCTCCGTCGGCCTCGACCGCTTCGGCGAGAGCGCACCGGGCGGCCAGGTGATGAAGGCGCTCGGCTTCACGCCTGAGGCCGTCGCCGCCGCCGCAAAGCAGTCGCTTGGCCGCTAG
- a CDS encoding PLP-dependent aspartate aminotransferase family protein, which yields MSIDPLHPATRAAHAGLAVDPETRAVVPPIHLATTFERAPDGSYPAGYQYSRSANPNRATLEAALADLEGGDLDDEIACVAFPSGMAAIFAVLQTLAPGDHVVAPRDAYYNVALLLRDHFARWGVAVSFADMTAPHEVASAMTPATKLVWIETPSNPLLDITDIEKVATVAHGGGALVACDNTWATPLLQRPLALGADLVVHATTKYLAGHSDVTGGAVVVRGQTDTVERLQTVQRVAGVVPAPLDCWLVARGLRTLAVRMRAHVENALALAHFLDVHPSVERVHYPGLPNDPGHATAAKQMDDFGGMLSFVVRGGEAKARAVANGLQLFTQATSLGGPESLVEHRASVEGPASLAPPGLLRVSVGLEHPDDLIADLSRVLDP from the coding sequence ATGTCTATCGACCCGCTTCATCCGGCCACGCGCGCCGCGCACGCTGGCCTGGCTGTCGATCCCGAGACGCGCGCCGTCGTCCCGCCCATCCATCTCGCGACGACGTTTGAGCGCGCGCCCGACGGCAGCTACCCGGCAGGCTACCAGTACAGCCGCTCAGCGAACCCCAACCGGGCTACGCTCGAAGCTGCGCTGGCTGACCTCGAAGGCGGCGACCTAGACGACGAGATCGCGTGCGTCGCCTTCCCGTCGGGCATGGCGGCCATCTTCGCGGTGCTCCAGACGCTCGCGCCCGGCGACCACGTCGTCGCGCCGCGGGATGCGTACTACAACGTGGCGCTGCTCCTGCGCGATCACTTCGCGCGGTGGGGCGTCGCTGTGTCGTTTGCTGACATGACCGCCCCGCATGAGGTCGCGTCGGCGATGACGCCTGCCACCAAGCTCGTCTGGATCGAAACGCCGTCGAACCCGCTGCTCGACATCACCGACATCGAAAAGGTGGCGACGGTGGCGCACGGCGGCGGTGCGCTCGTGGCCTGCGACAACACCTGGGCGACGCCGCTCCTCCAGCGCCCGCTCGCGCTCGGCGCCGACCTGGTGGTGCACGCGACCACGAAGTACCTCGCCGGGCACTCCGACGTGACGGGTGGCGCGGTGGTCGTGCGCGGCCAAACCGACACCGTCGAGCGGTTGCAGACGGTGCAGCGCGTGGCAGGGGTCGTCCCGGCTCCGCTCGACTGCTGGCTCGTGGCGCGCGGGCTGCGGACGCTCGCCGTGCGGATGCGCGCCCATGTCGAGAACGCCCTCGCCCTCGCGCATTTTCTGGATGTGCACCCGTCGGTGGAGCGCGTGCACTATCCCGGACTTCCCAACGACCCTGGACACGCGACTGCGGCGAAGCAGATGGACGACTTCGGGGGCATGCTCTCGTTCGTGGTGCGGGGCGGCGAAGCGAAAGCCCGCGCAGTGGCGAACGGGTTGCAGCTGTTCACGCAGGCGACGAGCCTCGGGGGGCCCGAGAGCCTCGTTGAGCACCGCGCCTCGGTAGAGGGGCCTGCGTCGCTCGCGCCGCCGGGACTTCTTCGCGTCTCTGTCGGTCTGGAGCACCCCGATGACCTCATCGCCGACCTCAGCCGCGTGCTGGACCCGTGA
- a CDS encoding cytochrome c peroxidase, whose product MLRLFALVAAAVAFVLTAFTAPILPAETPTLPATPFNYANIALPQHLNVPPVQNTDNTPAENPITDAGATLGRVLFYDTRLSANQTVSCATCHRQEQGFSDPGILSIGFEGGETGRHSMSLAFARFYDNGRFFWDERAETLEEQVLMPIEDDIEMGMTLDDVRARLEATDFYADLFADAFGSPEVTDEGMSRALSQFVRSMVAPNSKYDQGRAAQPMGPPRGPLGNFTAQENRGLDLFYGAARCSACHRGDLQVPVEALNNGLDAQVTDEGAGGGQFKSPSLRNIAVTAPYMHDGRFATLEEVVDHYDRGVQPHPNLSFPLRTPNGQPLRLNLTAEERAALVAFLRTLTDEAFLADERWSDPFAEVVAGEDDAVQPA is encoded by the coding sequence ATGCTTCGCCTGTTCGCCCTCGTCGCCGCTGCCGTCGCGTTCGTCCTTACCGCGTTCACCGCGCCCATTCTACCGGCAGAGACGCCGACGCTCCCGGCGACGCCTTTCAACTACGCGAACATCGCGCTCCCGCAGCACCTCAACGTGCCGCCCGTCCAGAACACGGACAACACGCCCGCCGAGAACCCGATCACGGACGCCGGCGCCACGCTCGGCCGCGTGCTCTTCTACGACACGCGCCTCTCGGCCAACCAGACGGTGTCGTGCGCGACGTGCCACCGACAAGAGCAAGGCTTCTCCGATCCTGGCATCCTTAGCATCGGCTTCGAAGGCGGCGAGACGGGCCGTCACTCGATGAGCCTAGCCTTCGCGCGGTTCTATGACAACGGGCGCTTCTTCTGGGACGAGCGCGCCGAGACGCTCGAAGAGCAGGTCCTCATGCCGATCGAGGACGACATCGAGATGGGTATGACGCTCGACGACGTGCGCGCACGCCTCGAAGCGACGGACTTCTACGCCGACCTCTTCGCCGACGCGTTTGGCTCGCCGGAGGTCACGGACGAAGGGATGAGCCGCGCGCTCAGCCAGTTCGTCCGCTCGATGGTCGCGCCCAACTCGAAGTATGACCAGGGCCGCGCGGCACAGCCGATGGGACCGCCGCGGGGGCCGCTTGGCAACTTCACGGCACAAGAAAACCGCGGCCTCGATTTGTTCTACGGCGCTGCCCGCTGCTCGGCCTGCCACCGGGGTGACCTTCAGGTCCCTGTCGAGGCACTCAACAACGGGCTCGATGCCCAGGTCACGGATGAGGGAGCCGGTGGGGGCCAGTTCAAGTCGCCGTCGTTGCGCAACATCGCCGTGACGGCACCCTACATGCACGACGGGCGCTTCGCCACGCTCGAAGAAGTCGTTGACCACTACGACCGCGGCGTTCAGCCCCACCCGAACCTGAGCTTCCCGTTGCGCACACCGAACGGGCAGCCGCTCCGTCTCAACCTGACCGCTGAGGAGCGCGCGGCCCTGGTGGCGTTCTTGCGCACGCTCACCGACGAAGCCTTCCTCGCCGACGAGCGCTGGTCCGACCCCTTCGCCGAGGTCGTCGCGGGTGAGGATGACGCGGTGCAGCCTGCT
- a CDS encoding 4-hydroxy-3-methylbut-2-enyl diphosphate reductase translates to MARTFNVPEFYRSAIIGPVKAARRATDPLKRDLAPSILDFGPVRFKIGRHFGFCYGVENAIEIAYKALETHPEKAANGQIYLLSEMIHNPHVNEDLQGRGIRFLRTTTGEQLIPFDALGPDDLIIIPAFGTTREIEATLAERGVNTKAYDTTCPFVTKVWKKSAQIARKDYTIVVHGKRYHEETRATFSHAEAGAPVVVVRNMEETERLAQVIRGEQDAAFFFDQFPDRYSEGFDPDRDLARIGVVNQTTMLATETQAIADYLKQAMVERYGADAIDDHFADTSDTLCYATKENQDATKALIAAGADLALIVGGYNSSNTSHLAELAEEAMPTYFVSGPEELESPDEIRHFHYRTKTHHVTRDWLPLDFGRPLDILLTAGASCPDALLDGVIRKVVGWFEAARSVEDALAPFEAEAA, encoded by the coding sequence ATGGCCCGCACGTTCAACGTCCCCGAGTTCTACCGCAGCGCGATCATCGGGCCGGTCAAGGCCGCCCGCCGTGCCACCGACCCCCTCAAGCGCGACCTCGCACCCAGCATCCTCGACTTCGGACCGGTCCGCTTCAAGATCGGCCGTCACTTCGGCTTCTGCTACGGCGTCGAGAACGCCATCGAGATCGCGTACAAGGCGCTTGAGACGCACCCCGAGAAGGCGGCCAACGGGCAGATCTATCTCCTCTCGGAGATGATCCACAACCCGCACGTCAACGAGGACTTGCAGGGGCGCGGCATCCGCTTTCTCCGCACCACCACCGGCGAGCAACTCATCCCGTTCGATGCGCTCGGCCCCGACGACCTGATCATCATCCCAGCGTTTGGCACCACGCGTGAGATCGAGGCGACCCTCGCCGAGCGCGGCGTGAACACGAAGGCCTACGACACGACCTGCCCGTTCGTCACAAAGGTGTGGAAGAAGAGCGCCCAGATCGCCCGCAAGGACTACACGATTGTCGTGCACGGCAAGCGCTACCACGAGGAGACGCGCGCCACGTTCAGCCATGCCGAGGCGGGCGCGCCGGTGGTCGTCGTCCGCAACATGGAGGAGACCGAGCGGCTGGCGCAGGTCATCCGTGGCGAGCAGGACGCGGCGTTCTTCTTCGACCAGTTCCCGGACCGCTACTCCGAGGGCTTCGACCCGGACCGGGACCTCGCGCGCATCGGCGTGGTCAACCAGACGACGATGCTCGCTACCGAGACGCAGGCCATCGCCGACTACCTGAAGCAGGCGATGGTCGAGCGCTACGGAGCCGACGCCATCGACGACCACTTCGCGGACACGTCAGACACGCTCTGCTACGCCACGAAGGAAAACCAGGACGCCACCAAGGCGCTTATCGCCGCCGGCGCTGACCTGGCGCTCATCGTCGGGGGCTACAACTCCTCGAACACGAGCCACCTCGCCGAATTAGCCGAGGAGGCGATGCCGACCTACTTCGTCTCGGGGCCTGAGGAACTGGAGAGCCCCGACGAAATCCGGCACTTCCACTACCGCACGAAGACGCACCACGTCACCCGCGACTGGCTCCCGCTGGACTTCGGCCGTCCGCTCGATATCCTCCTCACCGCTGGGGCTTCATGCCCCGACGCGCTCCTCGACGGCGTAATCCGCAAGGTCGTCGGCTGGTTCGAGGCCGCGCGCTCCGTGGAGGACGCGCTCGCCCCGTTCGAAGCGGAGGCAGCGTAG
- a CDS encoding T9SS type A sorting domain-containing protein: MRAVTLSLCVALVLLLAPAASASEVVRTGEQVPVLNGAAPTSILAFSWTSRTGWVQIPVQVDEREWVDVSAAYVGRDFSGCDNVANCQLIIDQVEVLEYTDPKSMLGADTDPTFDADDEIVFMERFAGDLAPGNRHPNAVRQNTRTTVVTESGVVYLYVSRNNRDQGAGQDLVRYEFALEAGAFPQAYDFQGKGEYEIIEEAGELVGSNPERSFAETPYYRQEFSDRWISDALFVKSASANRSASDLLDRRKFLFAPGYCARSEWTASVARGTLVANIDGPVRGIRVVRGFNSGPITTRTTYFYEQDVVSVTDVRVHPVPSLMDLVDYAPSFRDATYDNQENLALRVDGRPDAFVAASRPANEPFWEVVNGRQGSVATALQVTTDWPDLTIETVYLEGDLYQQCTGDALDRGTSGFIVPQSLPWTDARSEQYITVVGLRRSRYSQTPISRGEAEALSQRAFTYYGAGTPTRRLDGTPSSGGGVEPPVDPPVDPPVDPPVDPPPPAPADEADLVIVYDGRTATITNLGPSTSTGAIAGYRGRDEIESVALPSLAPGETFQSRVRRPVDNCVEVRAGDQDDPDATNNRACQTSNAGAYPNPFNPSTQITYTVDRQSPVTVSVFDVLGRRVALLVDNQVQEGIQTVRFDASSLASGVYLYRVETAERSTTGRLLLLK; encoded by the coding sequence ATGCGCGCTGTTACGCTTTCGCTGTGCGTCGCCCTGGTCCTGCTTCTGGCTCCGGCGGCGTCAGCCTCAGAGGTCGTTCGCACCGGCGAACAGGTCCCCGTACTCAACGGGGCGGCCCCCACGTCTATCCTCGCCTTCTCGTGGACATCCCGGACGGGCTGGGTCCAAATCCCTGTTCAGGTTGACGAACGCGAGTGGGTCGATGTGTCCGCCGCCTACGTCGGCCGCGACTTCTCCGGCTGCGACAACGTGGCCAACTGCCAGCTGATCATCGATCAGGTGGAGGTGCTCGAATACACGGACCCGAAGAGCATGCTAGGAGCCGACACCGATCCGACGTTCGACGCTGACGACGAGATCGTCTTCATGGAGCGGTTCGCTGGCGACCTCGCCCCAGGCAACCGCCACCCCAACGCCGTACGCCAAAACACGCGCACCACCGTGGTAACCGAGTCGGGCGTCGTCTACCTCTACGTCAGCCGCAACAACCGGGACCAGGGCGCGGGGCAGGACCTCGTGCGGTACGAGTTCGCGCTCGAAGCCGGCGCCTTCCCGCAGGCCTACGACTTCCAGGGCAAAGGTGAATACGAGATCATCGAGGAAGCGGGCGAACTCGTCGGCTCGAACCCGGAGCGTTCCTTTGCCGAGACCCCGTACTACCGCCAGGAGTTCAGCGACCGCTGGATCTCGGACGCGCTCTTCGTGAAGTCGGCCTCGGCCAACCGCTCGGCCTCGGACCTCCTGGATCGCCGCAAGTTTCTCTTCGCGCCCGGCTACTGCGCCCGCAGCGAATGGACCGCCTCGGTGGCGCGAGGCACGCTCGTAGCCAACATTGACGGGCCGGTGCGTGGCATCCGCGTGGTGCGCGGCTTCAACTCCGGCCCGATCACCACCCGGACGACCTACTTCTACGAGCAGGACGTGGTCAGTGTGACCGACGTGCGCGTCCACCCGGTCCCCTCGCTGATGGACCTCGTCGACTATGCCCCGTCGTTCCGCGACGCGACCTACGACAACCAGGAGAACCTCGCGCTCCGCGTCGACGGGCGCCCCGATGCCTTCGTGGCGGCGTCGCGCCCGGCCAACGAGCCGTTCTGGGAGGTCGTCAACGGCCGCCAGGGCTCGGTGGCGACGGCCCTCCAGGTGACCACGGACTGGCCCGACCTCACCATCGAGACCGTCTACCTCGAAGGCGACCTCTACCAGCAGTGCACCGGTGACGCGCTGGACCGCGGCACGAGCGGCTTCATCGTGCCCCAGAGCTTGCCGTGGACGGACGCCCGCTCGGAGCAATACATCACCGTGGTCGGTCTGCGCCGCTCGCGCTACTCGCAAACACCGATCAGCCGAGGCGAGGCCGAAGCGCTCTCGCAGCGGGCCTTCACGTACTACGGTGCCGGCACGCCCACGCGTCGCCTCGACGGCACCCCGTCTTCCGGCGGCGGTGTCGAGCCGCCTGTGGACCCGCCCGTCGATCCCCCGGTCGACCCGCCCGTCGATCCTCCGCCCCCGGCGCCTGCTGATGAGGCTGACCTCGTGATCGTCTACGACGGCCGCACGGCCACCATCACGAACCTTGGGCCGAGCACCTCCACGGGCGCCATCGCAGGATACCGAGGCCGCGACGAAATCGAGTCCGTCGCCCTGCCATCACTCGCGCCTGGCGAGACCTTCCAGTCCCGCGTCCGCAGGCCCGTCGACAACTGCGTCGAGGTACGCGCCGGCGACCAGGACGACCCGGATGCCACCAACAACCGCGCGTGCCAGACCAGCAACGCCGGGGCCTACCCGAACCCGTTCAACCCGTCGACGCAGATCACCTACACGGTCGACCGCCAGTCCCCGGTGACGGTGAGCGTCTTCGATGTGCTTGGCCGCCGCGTAGCGCTGCTCGTGGACAACCAGGTCCAGGAAGGCATCCAAACGGTCCGCTTCGACGCCAGCAGTCTCGCAAGCGGGGTCTACCTCTACCGCGTCGAGACGGCCGAGCGATCCACGACGGGACGCCTCCTCCTGCTGAAATAG
- a CDS encoding NAD(P)H-binding protein codes for MKLLVLGASGGCGQWLCRLATERGHIVRALVRDGTPFSPSQTTEVFRGSALDRAVLDRAADSCHAVVSALGIKRKAVWNPWSAPASPTDLTTRVAEHLVEVLPGQGIGRLVAISAGGVAESRSQVNPLFRTLIDRSTIGVAYADLAGMERVLAGSDLDWMTVRPVTLAPGSPTGRARRVNHYGLTAHIRRSDVAAYMLDAVVQPEPFADRTPMIAG; via the coding sequence ATGAAGCTGCTCGTTCTAGGTGCATCCGGGGGCTGCGGCCAGTGGCTCTGCCGCCTCGCGACGGAGCGGGGCCACATCGTCCGTGCGCTCGTGCGCGACGGGACGCCCTTCTCGCCGTCGCAGACCACCGAGGTGTTTCGCGGCAGCGCGCTCGACCGTGCCGTGCTCGACCGCGCTGCGGACAGCTGCCACGCCGTCGTATCGGCGCTCGGCATCAAGCGCAAGGCGGTGTGGAATCCGTGGTCGGCCCCCGCCTCGCCAACAGACCTCACCACGCGCGTCGCCGAGCATCTCGTGGAGGTGCTCCCCGGCCAGGGCATCGGGCGCCTCGTCGCGATCAGCGCGGGCGGCGTCGCGGAGAGCCGGTCGCAGGTGAACCCGCTGTTTCGGACGCTGATCGACCGGAGCACCATCGGTGTGGCCTACGCGGACCTCGCGGGCATGGAGCGCGTGCTCGCCGGGAGCGATCTCGACTGGATGACGGTCCGTCCCGTGACGCTCGCGCCGGGTAGTCCCACGGGCCGCGCGCGCCGCGTGAACCACTACGGCCTCACCGCGCACATCCGCCGCAGCGACGTGGCCGCGTACATGCTCGATGCGGTCGTGCAGCCCGAGCCGTTCGCTGATCGGACGCCGATGATCGCGGGCTGA